The Methanobacteriaceae archaeon genome includes a region encoding these proteins:
- the ilvD gene encoding dihydroxy-acid dehydratase, with amino-acid sequence MKSDSIKKGIQRAPHRSLLRACGLDDEDFKKPFIGIANSFTDIVPGHIHLKELVEFVKEGIIAAGGVPFEFDTMAICDGISMNHEGMKYSLPSREIIAATVESMTKGHAFDGLVLIPSCDKVVPGMIMGATRVDVPSIVVTGGPMESGEYKGKSADLITVFEAVGAHSAGKIPEEEVDALERCACPGAGSCSGLFTANTMACITETLGLSLPTCATTHARTEENNEIAFESGKQIVKLVEEDIKPSDILTQESFNNAIAVDMALGGSSNTALHIPALASEVKGLDVDLQLFDEISRNVPHIALISPAGEDSMMDLHLAGGIQAVLKTLGDKIDTNQLTVTGKTIKENLENVENKNTDVIHTLDNPVHEDGGIAILKGNLAPNGSVVKKGAVADHLMHLKGPAKVYNCEEDVTKAIFNHEIVEGDIVVIRYEGPKGGPGMREMLNPTSALAGMNIKDVGLITDGRFSGGTRGPCVGHVSPEAMEDGPIAVIQDGDIIEIDINNRYINVELSDEEIEERLKSVKHPERDLDGWLRIYQKLVHSADTGAILR; translated from the coding sequence ATGAAAAGTGATAGTATAAAAAAAGGAATTCAAAGAGCTCCACACAGATCTCTTTTAAGAGCTTGTGGTCTTGATGATGAAGATTTTAAAAAACCATTCATTGGTATTGCAAATAGTTTTACAGACATTGTTCCAGGTCATATTCATTTAAAAGAACTTGTTGAGTTCGTAAAAGAAGGTATTATTGCTGCTGGTGGTGTACCTTTCGAATTTGATACTATGGCGATTTGTGACGGTATCAGTATGAACCATGAAGGTATGAAATACTCTCTTCCTTCAAGAGAAATCATTGCTGCTACTGTTGAAAGTATGACCAAAGGACATGCTTTTGACGGACTTGTATTAATTCCAAGTTGTGATAAAGTAGTTCCTGGAATGATTATGGGTGCAACTAGAGTAGATGTTCCATCTATTGTTGTTACCGGTGGACCAATGGAATCTGGTGAATATAAAGGTAAAAGTGCAGATTTAATTACTGTATTTGAAGCAGTTGGTGCACATTCTGCTGGAAAAATCCCTGAAGAAGAAGTAGATGCACTTGAAAGATGTGCTTGTCCTGGTGCTGGAAGCTGTTCCGGGTTATTTACCGCAAACACAATGGCTTGTATTACTGAAACATTAGGTTTATCTCTTCCAACTTGTGCTACAACTCACGCTAGAACTGAAGAGAATAACGAAATTGCTTTTGAATCAGGTAAACAAATTGTTAAACTCGTTGAAGAAGACATTAAACCATCTGATATTTTAACCCAGGAATCATTTAACAATGCTATTGCAGTTGACATGGCATTAGGTGGTTCTTCTAACACTGCACTTCACATTCCTGCTCTTGCAAGTGAAGTTAAAGGTTTAGATGTTGATTTACAATTGTTTGATGAAATTTCAAGAAATGTTCCTCACATTGCACTTATTTCCCCAGCAGGTGAAGATTCAATGATGGATTTACATTTAGCTGGTGGTATTCAAGCTGTATTAAAAACATTAGGGGACAAAATTGACACCAATCAATTAACAGTAACTGGTAAAACAATTAAAGAAAACCTTGAAAACGTTGAAAACAAAAACACTGACGTTATTCATACTTTAGATAATCCAGTTCACGAAGATGGTGGAATTGCAATTTTGAAAGGTAACCTTGCTCCAAATGGAAGTGTAGTTAAAAAAGGTGCAGTTGCTGATCATTTAATGCATCTTAAAGGACCTGCAAAAGTATACAACTGTGAAGAGGATGTTACAAAAGCAATCTTTAATCATGAAATTGTAGAAGGAGACATTGTTGTAATCAGATACGAAGGACCAAAAGGAGGTCCAGGTATGAGAGAAATGTTAAACCCAACCTCTGCTCTTGCAGGAATGAACATCAAAGATGTAGGTTTAATTACTGACGGAAGATTCTCCGGTGGAACCAGAGGACCTTGTGTTGGACACGTTTCTCCTGAAGCTATGGAAGATGGTCCTATCGCTGTAATCCAAGATGGAGATATTATTGAAATTGATATTAACAACAGATATATCAATGTTGAACTTTCAGATGAAGAGATTGAAGAAAGATTAAAATCAGTCAAACACCCTGAAAGAGACTTAGACGGATGGTTAAGAATTTATCAAAAATTAGTTCACTCTGCTGATACAGGTGCTATTTTAAGGTAG
- the hisD gene encoding histidinol dehydrogenase, which translates to MEILNYSDIDLAQTIKRSEEDVNKVLDIVSDILDNVKNNKDKAIREYTEKFDGVSIENLKVSEDEIKEAYDTLDDSLLVALKQAASNIEKFHKKQIPSEWEIEVNPGIVAGQIVRPINSAGCYIPGGRAAYPSSILMTVIPAKIAGVKKVVCVTPPQKDGKILDAILVAADIAGADEIYKVGGAQAIAGLAYGTESIPQVEKIVGPGNIFVTAAKKLVYGQVDIEFPAGPSEVLILADESANPEFLATDILAQAEHDPNASCFLVTDSKDLAIKTDEFVKQLTEIAPRREIIEESLSKSGKIIITNNFEEAIHVTNEYAPEHLIISTKDDDETLSHVNNAGSIFLGSYSPVAAGDYGSGTNHVLPTGGGAKMYSGLSTEAFIKKPTVQRITKDGLKELSKTSVPIAEYEGFYEHAKSFKTRLRDD; encoded by the coding sequence ATGGAAATATTGAATTATTCTGATATTGATTTAGCTCAAACAATCAAAAGATCAGAAGAAGATGTAAATAAGGTTTTAGATATTGTTTCTGATATTCTTGATAATGTTAAAAACAATAAGGATAAAGCTATTCGTGAGTATACAGAGAAATTCGATGGAGTTTCAATAGAAAATTTAAAAGTATCTGAAGATGAAATCAAAGAAGCTTATGATACTTTAGATGACAGTTTACTTGTTGCACTTAAACAGGCTGCATCAAACATTGAAAAATTCCATAAAAAACAGATTCCATCTGAATGGGAAATTGAAGTAAACCCAGGTATTGTTGCTGGTCAAATCGTAAGACCAATTAATTCTGCTGGTTGTTATATTCCAGGAGGAAGAGCAGCTTATCCTTCTTCAATTCTTATGACTGTTATTCCTGCTAAAATTGCAGGTGTTAAAAAGGTTGTCTGTGTTACACCTCCACAAAAAGACGGTAAAATCTTAGATGCAATTTTAGTTGCTGCAGATATTGCTGGTGCTGATGAAATCTACAAAGTTGGTGGTGCTCAAGCTATTGCAGGACTTGCTTATGGAACAGAATCTATTCCTCAAGTAGAAAAAATTGTTGGTCCAGGAAATATATTCGTTACAGCTGCTAAGAAATTAGTATACGGTCAAGTAGATATTGAGTTTCCGGCAGGACCTTCTGAAGTGTTAATACTTGCAGATGAAAGTGCAAATCCTGAATTCTTAGCAACTGATATATTGGCTCAAGCAGAACACGACCCTAATGCATCCTGCTTTTTAGTAACAGACTCTAAGGATTTAGCTATTAAAACTGATGAGTTTGTAAAACAATTAACAGAAATTGCTCCAAGACGTGAAATTATTGAAGAATCATTATCAAAAAGTGGAAAAATTATTATTACTAACAACTTTGAAGAAGCTATTCACGTTACAAATGAATATGCTCCAGAACATTTAATCATATCCACAAAAGACGACGATGAAACATTATCACATGTAAATAATGCAGGTTCCATATTTTTAGGATCTTATTCTCCTGTAGCTGCTGGAGATTATGGATCTGGAACTAATCACGTTCTTCCAACTGGTGGAGGAGCTAAAATGTATTCTGGATTATCTACTGAAGCATTTATTAAAAAACCTACAGTTCAAAGAATTACTAAAGATGGACTTAAAGAGCTTTCAAAAACTTCAGTTCCTATTGCAGAATATGAAGGATTTTACGAACACGCAAAATCATTTAAAACAAGATTAAGAGATGATTAG
- the aspS gene encoding aspartate--tRNA(Asn) ligase produces the protein MQGLLNDWRRTHYAKQTTPEIAGSDVTIMGWVHEIRDLGGIIFVIIRDVTGRVQLTAPSKKVDAEILEEIRKFRKESVVAVRGLVQEAPKAPNGVEIIPKEIKVLNLSNQPLPMDPTEKVQAGIDTRLDSRFLDIRKENVSAIFKIKGQMFHTIRDYFYDNGFYEINTPKLVASATEGGTELFPITYFEKEAFLGQSPQLYKQMMMGAGMDKVFEIGQIFRAEEHDTLRHLNEAVSIDAEASFMDDVDVMKILNDMLIQVLKDVNNNCADELAILGQELEVPKGDFPVVTYDEAVDIINSRGVEMEWGEDLSREAEKALGDTMGGFYFLTEWPSAIKPFYVMPKEGDEKYSHAFDLMYNNLELSSGATRVHQYDLLVKQIEERGLNPAGFGSYLKAFEYGMPPHAGWGVGADRLTMVLTGSENIRECVLFPRDRHRLTP, from the coding sequence TTGCAAGGTTTATTAAACGATTGGAGAAGAACTCATTACGCTAAACAAACCACTCCTGAAATTGCAGGTAGTGACGTTACTATCATGGGTTGGGTACATGAAATCCGTGATTTAGGTGGAATTATCTTTGTTATTATTAGAGATGTCACTGGTAGAGTTCAATTAACTGCTCCAAGTAAAAAAGTAGATGCAGAAATATTGGAAGAAATTAGAAAATTCAGAAAAGAATCCGTTGTAGCTGTTAGAGGATTAGTTCAAGAAGCTCCTAAAGCTCCTAATGGTGTTGAAATTATCCCTAAAGAAATTAAAGTATTAAACTTATCCAATCAACCTTTACCAATGGATCCTACTGAAAAAGTTCAAGCTGGAATCGATACCAGATTAGATTCAAGATTCTTAGATATTAGAAAAGAAAACGTTTCAGCTATTTTCAAAATTAAAGGTCAAATGTTCCATACTATCAGAGATTACTTCTATGATAATGGATTTTATGAAATTAACACTCCTAAACTCGTAGCTTCCGCTACTGAAGGAGGAACTGAATTATTCCCTATTACTTACTTTGAAAAAGAAGCATTCTTAGGTCAATCCCCTCAATTATACAAACAAATGATGATGGGAGCTGGAATGGATAAAGTATTCGAAATCGGTCAAATTTTCAGAGCTGAAGAACACGATACTTTAAGACACTTAAATGAAGCAGTATCTATCGATGCAGAAGCATCTTTCATGGATGATGTTGATGTAATGAAAATCTTAAACGATATGCTCATTCAAGTATTAAAAGATGTTAACAACAACTGTGCTGATGAATTAGCTATTTTAGGTCAAGAATTAGAAGTACCTAAAGGCGATTTCCCAGTAGTTACTTACGATGAAGCTGTTGACATTATTAATTCCCGTGGAGTAGAAATGGAATGGGGAGAAGACTTATCTCGTGAAGCTGAAAAAGCATTAGGAGACACCATGGGTGGATTCTACTTCTTAACCGAATGGCCATCTGCAATTAAACCATTCTATGTAATGCCTAAAGAAGGAGACGAAAAATACTCTCACGCTTTCGATTTAATGTACAACAACTTAGAATTATCTTCTGGTGCAACTCGTGTACACCAATACGACTTACTCGTAAAACAAATCGAAGAAAGAGGATTAAACCCTGCTGGATTTGGAAGCTATCTTAAAGCATTTGAATACGGTATGCCTCCTCACGCAGGTTGGGGTGTAGGTGCTGATAGGTTAACTATGGTACTTACCGGATCTGAAAACATCCGTGAATGTGTACTCTTCCCAAGAGACAGACACAGATTAACTCCTTAA
- a CDS encoding aminoacetone oxidase family FAD-binding enzyme — MEEYEIAVIGGGPAGIMAAIAASKNSSNVIILEKNPKLGRKLLTTGGGRCNITNAKPIKKLLKFYPQKNFLKHSFYTLTNEYLLSFFENKGLNFIEEDNNRIFPESEKSSDILKILTDYLEDVVISYNFEVKSISDDFVINDKIKADKIIIATGGITYPQTGCSIDNYFLTSQPLTDIKYGLVPLVTKKDLSSIAGVTLYDVVISYKKTKVQGNVLISHVGLTGPGIIDLSNDISESISYNLLENDDVDVDFEIAIDLCPESSREELQDKFNQDFQTKGKTMIKNYLKLFLTNKFIDFFLDEINLDGETQLSRINKKSKNRLIENLKRFTFNITGFNDKLAKVTIGGIDLDSINPKTMESTVIPDLYFAGEVLDLHGPTGGYNLKIAFSTGYLAGLSASEKKKDRN; from the coding sequence ATGGAAGAATATGAAATAGCTGTTATTGGCGGAGGTCCAGCAGGAATTATGGCTGCAATTGCAGCTTCAAAAAATTCCTCAAATGTTATAATACTTGAAAAAAACCCTAAACTAGGTCGTAAACTCTTAACAACCGGTGGGGGAAGATGTAATATTACAAATGCTAAGCCAATTAAAAAGCTATTAAAATTCTATCCTCAAAAAAATTTTTTAAAACACTCTTTTTATACACTTACAAATGAATATTTACTCTCCTTTTTTGAAAATAAAGGTTTAAACTTCATAGAAGAAGACAATAATAGAATTTTTCCTGAAAGTGAAAAATCCAGTGATATCTTAAAAATTCTAACTGATTATTTGGAAGATGTGGTTATAAGTTATAACTTTGAAGTTAAATCAATCAGTGATGATTTTGTTATAAATGATAAGATAAAAGCAGATAAGATTATTATTGCAACAGGTGGTATAACTTATCCTCAAACTGGATGTAGTATTGATAACTATTTTTTAACTTCGCAACCTTTAACTGATATCAAATATGGTCTTGTACCATTAGTTACCAAAAAAGATTTGTCAAGTATTGCTGGGGTAACACTCTATGATGTTGTTATAAGTTATAAGAAAACAAAAGTTCAGGGAAATGTTTTAATTTCACATGTTGGACTAACAGGACCTGGAATTATAGATTTGAGTAATGATATTTCAGAAAGTATAAGTTATAACTTATTAGAAAATGATGATGTTGATGTTGATTTTGAAATAGCTATTGACTTATGTCCTGAGTCTAGTCGTGAAGAGTTACAAGATAAGTTTAATCAGGATTTCCAGACCAAAGGAAAAACAATGATTAAAAATTATTTAAAGTTATTTTTAACAAACAAGTTCATTGATTTCTTTTTAGATGAAATAAACCTTGATGGTGAAACTCAACTTTCAAGAATTAATAAAAAAAGTAAAAACAGACTTATTGAGAATTTAAAAAGATTTACTTTTAATATAACTGGTTTTAATGACAAGTTGGCTAAAGTAACTATTGGAGGTATTGATTTAGACAGTATCAATCCAAAAACAATGGAGTCAACTGTAATACCTGATTTATACTTTGCAGGTGAAGTATTGGATTTACATGGTCCTACCGGTGGGTATAACTTAAAAATTGCTTTTTCAACAGGTTATTTGGCAGGATTATCTGCAAGTGAAAAAAAGAAGGATAGAAATTAA
- a CDS encoding class I SAM-dependent methyltransferase, whose product MSRLYGGNEDINSDKVKDFFNKRASKEFESDLSIVLFQDKENSEQRHIEEKKLLFESIDVSNKKVLEIGCGIGRWAEALHDKCDSFLGLDFSQDLIEIANKSNNYDNCKFQVMSATDIKIDELIIEPPFDVIVISGVLMYINDNDLETIVSEINKIGAEDMKIFIMEPISCMENRLTLRDFYSEGLESDYSAIYRREDEYIEVFKKFNCNEIFSDNIFEDLSDHSETQYKYFIIG is encoded by the coding sequence ATGTCAAGACTATACGGCGGCAATGAAGACATCAATTCTGATAAAGTAAAAGACTTCTTCAATAAAAGAGCATCTAAAGAATTTGAAAGCGATTTATCCATAGTTTTGTTCCAGGATAAAGAAAATTCTGAACAAAGACATATTGAAGAGAAAAAACTACTTTTTGAGAGTATTGATGTTTCAAATAAAAAAGTTCTTGAAATTGGCTGTGGAATTGGTCGTTGGGCTGAAGCATTACATGATAAATGTGACTCATTTTTAGGTTTGGACTTTTCACAGGACCTTATTGAAATAGCCAACAAATCAAACAATTATGACAACTGTAAATTCCAGGTAATGTCTGCTACCGATATTAAAATTGATGAACTAATAATCGAACCACCTTTTGATGTTATAGTTATTAGTGGAGTTTTAATGTACATCAATGATAATGACTTGGAAACTATCGTTTCTGAAATTAATAAAATAGGTGCAGAGGATATGAAAATTTTCATTATGGAACCTATTTCATGTATGGAAAACAGATTAACCCTTAGAGATTTCTATTCTGAAGGTTTGGAATCTGATTACAGTGCAATTTATCGTAGAGAAGATGAATACATCGAAGTATTTAAAAAATTCAACTGTAATGAGATTTTCTCAGATAACATTTTTGAAGATTTAAGCGATCATAGCGAAACACAGTACAAATACTTCATTATTGGTTAG
- a CDS encoding cobalt-precorrin-8 methylmutase: MTDKMFMGASTKQGLDIANKSREIIRGLIGGDVKDLNPIERDIVERIVHSTADPEYAKLVKISNDFVDAAMTSLKNNETILTDINMVKYGITRYEGEVECYIRNEEVIKIAKENQITRAAAAMRYAAMNDFEGIVVSGNAPTAVFEAMDLYEKGEMNLKAIVGVPVGFVGAADSKEALHQSEIPNVIVEGPKGGTPIAVACVNSLIQHL; the protein is encoded by the coding sequence ATGACAGACAAAATGTTCATGGGTGCATCAACTAAACAAGGTTTGGATATTGCTAATAAAAGTAGAGAAATTATCCGTGGCCTTATTGGAGGTGATGTCAAAGACTTAAATCCTATTGAAAGAGATATTGTTGAAAGGATTGTTCATTCGACTGCAGATCCAGAATATGCAAAATTAGTAAAAATCAGTAATGATTTTGTGGATGCAGCTATGACATCCCTTAAAAATAACGAAACTATTTTAACCGACATTAATATGGTAAAATATGGTATTACACGTTATGAAGGGGAAGTAGAGTGTTATATCAGAAATGAAGAAGTTATTAAAATAGCTAAAGAAAATCAAATCACAAGAGCAGCTGCTGCAATGCGTTATGCTGCTATGAATGATTTTGAAGGAATAGTTGTTTCTGGTAATGCTCCAACTGCTGTTTTTGAAGCTATGGATTTATATGAAAAAGGTGAAATGAATCTTAAAGCTATTGTTGGCGTTCCTGTTGGTTTTGTTGGAGCAGCTGATTCAAAAGAAGCTCTTCATCAATCTGAAATTCCTAATGTTATTGTTGAAGGACCTAAGGGTGGAACACCAATTGCAGTGGCTTGTGTAAATTCATTAATACAACATTTATAG
- the hemL gene encoding glutamate-1-semialdehyde 2,1-aminomutase, translating into MNSEELFKESKNYFPGGVNSPVRAFKPYPFFVKSAEGSKLTDEDGKTYIDHCLAYGPLILGHSNPDVVRDLSNQLTMGTAYGAPTENEITLAKEVIDRIPCAEMVRFCNSGTEATMSAIRLARGYTGRDKIVKFEGAYHGAHDYVLVKGGSGAATLPDSAGIPVDTTKNTLSVPFNDEEALTKLVEEEGENIACIIMEIVMGNVGCIEPKPGFLEFIRKITEENDIVLIFDEVITGFRASRGGAQEYYGVTPDLTTLGKIVGGGLPMGAFCGKKEIMELIAPNGPVYQAGTFSGNPMSVQAGISTLTQLNDEFYKELERKGKFLRGNIESIIDDEGYNIQPVGLASMFQIYFNPEPVYNYADSQKSDRKQFLRYFKSLLKQGVFIPPSQFECNFISNAHSMEDLQQTSDAIEIALKEAFRKRR; encoded by the coding sequence ATGAATTCTGAAGAATTATTCAAAGAATCTAAAAATTATTTTCCTGGTGGAGTAAACTCCCCAGTACGTGCTTTTAAGCCTTATCCATTTTTTGTTAAAAGTGCTGAAGGTTCAAAACTCACAGATGAAGATGGAAAAACTTACATTGATCATTGTTTAGCATATGGTCCATTAATTTTAGGACATTCCAATCCTGATGTTGTTAGAGACCTTTCTAATCAATTAACCATGGGTACTGCTTATGGTGCTCCTACTGAAAATGAAATTACTCTTGCAAAAGAAGTTATTGATAGAATTCCTTGTGCTGAAATGGTAAGATTCTGTAATAGTGGTACTGAAGCTACTATGAGTGCAATAAGATTAGCACGTGGTTACACAGGCAGGGACAAAATTGTTAAATTTGAAGGAGCATATCACGGAGCACATGATTATGTATTAGTTAAAGGAGGTTCCGGTGCTGCAACTTTACCTGACAGTGCTGGTATTCCAGTAGATACTACTAAAAATACCTTATCCGTTCCATTCAACGATGAAGAAGCTTTAACTAAATTGGTTGAAGAAGAAGGAGAAAACATTGCTTGTATAATTATGGAAATTGTTATGGGTAATGTAGGTTGTATTGAACCAAAACCTGGATTTTTAGAATTTATTAGAAAAATTACTGAAGAAAATGATATTGTTTTAATTTTTGATGAAGTTATTACTGGATTTAGAGCTTCTAGAGGTGGTGCTCAAGAATATTATGGCGTTACTCCAGATTTAACTACTCTTGGTAAAATTGTTGGTGGAGGACTTCCTATGGGAGCATTTTGTGGTAAAAAGGAAATTATGGAATTAATTGCTCCTAATGGTCCGGTTTACCAAGCAGGTACTTTTTCAGGAAATCCAATGTCTGTACAGGCAGGTATTTCAACCTTAACACAATTAAATGATGAATTCTATAAAGAACTTGAAAGAAAAGGAAAATTCCTCAGGGGAAATATAGAATCTATAATTGATGATGAAGGATACAATATCCAACCTGTTGGACTTGCATCAATGTTCCAAATTTACTTTAATCCAGAACCTGTTTACAACTATGCTGATTCTCAAAAATCAGACAGAAAACAGTTCTTAAGATACTTTAAATCCTTGTTAAAACAAGGCGTATTTATTCCACCTTCACAATTTGAGTGTAACTTTATTTCAAATGCTCATTCTATGGAGGATTTACAACAAACTTCAGATGCTATTGAAATTGCATTAAAAGAAGCTTTTAGAAAAAGAAGGTAA
- a CDS encoding signal peptidase I: MEIDYKEIAIYAVIFLIVLVAAQHLSVVVSGSMEPAFYRGDIVLTEKSDFLGIHEFNVDDVQVGDVVVYNAIWYDQPVIHRIIDIKDIDGTTMYLIKGDNNNAPDPYYVKSSQITDKVVTINGNLVVIPKIGYLSIWLRGL, encoded by the coding sequence ATGGAAATAGATTATAAAGAAATTGCAATATATGCAGTTATTTTTCTCATTGTTCTAGTTGCTGCTCAACATCTAAGTGTTGTAGTTTCTGGAAGTATGGAACCTGCTTTTTATAGAGGTGACATAGTATTAACAGAAAAATCAGACTTTTTAGGAATTCATGAGTTTAATGTTGATGATGTTCAAGTAGGCGATGTTGTTGTCTATAATGCAATTTGGTATGACCAGCCAGTTATCCACAGAATTATTGATATTAAGGATATTGATGGAACAACAATGTATCTGATTAAGGGGGACAATAATAACGCTCCTGATCCATATTATGTTAAATCAAGTCAAATTACAGATAAAGTTGTTACAATAAACGGTAATTTGGTTGTTATTCCAAAAATTGGTTATCTTTCTATTTGGTTAAGAGGATTATAA
- the argS gene encoding arginine--tRNA ligase gives MYFEIEKQAIDAINKALDQYDVDIDRNFKLEFPPNPDLGDLASTIAFALTKKLRTSPPEVAKDLVEKIEVPEIFSKVQNFGPYVNFFIDYSKFSKLLLEKVDENYGQLPAYGEKIVLEHTSANPNGPLHIGHIRNSIFGDSLSRLLKLAGRDVVTQYYVNDMGRQIAIIVCGITECGLKIEDYEGEKIDHKIGKLYFDANKAVEEDEALNAKVDELIQKYEEGSDEELNKVFEDVVSKCISGMKESLLRMNIVHDDFVWEGQFVRSGEVDGLVDYIQKEGFASQEDVMFIDLTEFNIEKEFVLRRSNGTSLYSTRDLAYHKYKATLGDTVLDILGSDHKLAAKQIKVIFEEIFRQTAPEVIFYEFITLPEGSMSTRRGKFVSVDELIDEAVSRAYDEIKSRNPDLTEEEIAPMAEDIGVGAIRFFIAKLSPEKHLTFKWDEALSFERGCASIQYAHARACKLLSKSAKDISALTVSDDWVPNENEQDLIRQIAKFPQVVEDCANKQRVHNVTQYCQDLAGSFNKFYKSEQVIGSDVEDTRLILVDRAKTTIKNALDILGVCAPEKM, from the coding sequence ATGTATTTTGAAATCGAAAAACAAGCTATTGATGCTATTAATAAAGCATTAGATCAGTATGATGTAGATATTGATAGAAATTTTAAATTAGAATTTCCACCTAACCCAGATTTAGGTGATTTAGCAAGTACAATTGCTTTTGCACTTACTAAAAAATTAAGAACTTCCCCTCCGGAAGTTGCAAAAGATTTAGTTGAAAAAATTGAAGTGCCTGAAATTTTCTCTAAAGTCCAAAACTTCGGACCTTACGTTAATTTCTTCATTGACTATAGTAAATTTTCAAAATTATTATTGGAAAAAGTTGATGAAAACTATGGTCAGCTTCCAGCATACGGAGAAAAAATTGTTTTAGAACACACTTCTGCAAATCCAAATGGACCATTACACATTGGTCACATTAGAAACTCCATTTTCGGAGATTCACTTTCTAGACTTTTAAAATTAGCTGGAAGAGATGTTGTAACTCAATATTATGTAAATGATATGGGAAGACAAATAGCTATTATTGTTTGCGGTATTACTGAATGCGGTTTAAAAATCGAAGATTATGAAGGAGAAAAAATCGACCACAAAATCGGTAAATTATACTTCGATGCAAACAAAGCTGTTGAAGAAGATGAAGCATTAAATGCTAAAGTTGATGAATTAATCCAAAAATACGAAGAAGGAAGCGACGAAGAGTTAAACAAAGTCTTTGAAGATGTTGTATCCAAATGTATTTCCGGAATGAAAGAATCTCTTTTAAGAATGAACATTGTCCATGATGACTTTGTATGGGAAGGACAATTCGTAAGAAGCGGTGAAGTCGATGGTCTTGTTGACTACATCCAAAAAGAAGGATTTGCTAGCCAAGAAGATGTAATGTTTATTGATTTAACTGAATTTAACATTGAAAAAGAATTTGTTCTTAGAAGATCCAACGGAACTTCCCTTTACTCAACCAGAGATTTAGCATATCACAAATATAAAGCTACTTTAGGTGACACTGTACTTGATATTTTAGGTTCAGACCACAAATTAGCTGCTAAACAAATCAAAGTAATCTTTGAAGAAATCTTCAGACAAACTGCTCCTGAAGTAATCTTTTACGAATTCATTACTCTTCCTGAAGGTTCAATGTCAACCAGAAGAGGTAAATTCGTTTCTGTTGATGAATTAATTGATGAAGCTGTATCAAGAGCTTATGATGAAATTAAATCCAGAAACCCTGACTTAACTGAAGAAGAAATTGCACCAATGGCAGAAGATATTGGTGTTGGAGCTATTAGATTCTTTATTGCTAAATTATCCCCAGAAAAACACTTAACATTCAAATGGGATGAAGCATTAAGCTTTGAGAGAGGTTGTGCATCTATTCAATACGCTCACGCAAGAGCATGCAAATTACTCTCAAAATCTGCTAAAGACATTTCTGCTTTAACTGTCAGCGATGACTGGGTACCTAATGAAAATGAACAAGATTTAATTAGACAAATTGCTAAATTCCCACAAGTTGTTGAAGATTGTGCTAACAAACAAAGAGTTCACAATGTAACACAATACTGTCAAGATTTAGCTGGTTCATTTAATAAATTCTACAAATCAGAACAAGTAATTGGATCTGATGTGGAAGACACCAGATTAATTTTAGTTGACAGAGCTAAAACTACAATTAAAAATGCTTTAGATATTTTAGGTGTATGTGCACCTGAAAAAATGTAG